Proteins from a single region of Natrinema salifodinae:
- a CDS encoding CARDB domain-containing protein, producing the protein MSSTPLLTATGVCFLVVLVVPTAAVTFGEDEVVHGEDGVVLKPTDTRYATVDDELRLDLESLNDRAITRVDNVFTIVVTGSDVDRVWIDHDVAGIAFYRGDDPSATISESNPLELSAGDTATVGVAVDTHVAQNRPETFSVVARYEDGSNDRSAPSSAIQRSELNVSPTTVETGETVTATATYRNYGKAPGETTASLTVDGIVVDQRTVAVEPGETESVTFERPMEWPGTYAVGIDGDASEPVTVDGPPIDVVDATVDDATITAGESTTVRATVRNPSDEGVERTLELAVDGIVVDSRAVSVPANGERMVTFERTFDEPGTSDVAVSGVPAGTVSVDEPGAFSIRDRELAASTAAALAPPATAGLVALLVAANRRRVVVR; encoded by the coding sequence ATGTCGTCTACGCCACTGCTCACTGCGACCGGTGTTTGCTTTCTCGTCGTCCTTGTCGTTCCGACAGCGGCAGTGACGTTCGGCGAAGACGAGGTCGTCCACGGCGAAGATGGGGTCGTCCTCAAACCGACCGATACCCGATACGCGACGGTCGACGACGAACTCCGACTCGACCTCGAGTCCCTCAACGACCGCGCGATCACGCGCGTAGATAACGTCTTCACGATCGTGGTCACCGGCTCCGATGTCGACCGCGTTTGGATCGATCACGACGTCGCCGGGATCGCGTTCTACCGGGGTGACGATCCGTCCGCCACGATCAGCGAATCGAATCCCCTCGAGCTGTCCGCCGGCGATACCGCGACTGTCGGCGTCGCGGTCGATACTCACGTCGCCCAGAACCGACCGGAGACGTTCTCGGTCGTCGCACGATACGAAGACGGGTCGAACGATCGCAGCGCTCCCTCGTCGGCAATCCAGCGTTCGGAGTTGAACGTCTCGCCGACGACGGTCGAAACTGGAGAGACGGTGACGGCGACCGCGACGTACCGAAATTACGGCAAAGCCCCGGGCGAGACGACCGCCTCGCTGACCGTCGACGGCATCGTCGTCGACCAGCGGACGGTCGCGGTCGAACCAGGCGAGACGGAATCGGTCACGTTCGAGCGGCCAATGGAGTGGCCGGGGACGTACGCGGTCGGGATCGACGGGGATGCGAGCGAACCGGTGACCGTCGATGGACCGCCGATCGACGTCGTCGATGCGACGGTCGACGACGCGACAATCACCGCCGGCGAGTCGACCACCGTCCGGGCGACGGTTCGAAATCCGTCCGACGAGGGAGTCGAGCGCACGCTCGAACTCGCGGTCGACGGCATCGTCGTCGACAGTCGGGCCGTCTCGGTCCCGGCGAACGGCGAGCGGATGGTGACGTTCGAGCGGACGTTCGACGAGCCAGGAACTTCCGACGTCGCTGTCAGCGGGGTGCCCGCGGGGACGGTGTCGGTCGACGAGCCGGGCGCGTTCTCGATCCGGGACCGCGAACTCGCGGCGTCGACGGCCGCAGCGCTGGCACCACCGGCGACGGCGGGCCTGGTAGCGCTGCTGGTCGCCGCGAATCGCCGGCGGGTGGTCGTTCGATGA
- a CDS encoding DUF7289 family protein, with the protein MAGKEIDLRQQTGDSETRGASPVIGLVILFALVMVGALLVFAVGSSMFDALESEANREQTRQFVSETDHRIATVTETGQEQPLPIDELSAAQVTVVDDGRIEVAWYNETTGSHCSANGTLRALEFELEDRTVAHQGGGIWEYNDGTTSVISEPNIGYDGESLQLQILQLEEGDFNAAEPVARADHGKASALTGEINDAANRCPDATDVELRINESTYYDGWHRYLEDAVGEDDYDNVDVKSDPTNESVEVRIEGIREPTEEATLLIESDDGIKKTVGSSDQRVEFGDNLRFQATLNNTGGDTVKPPTMRVVIDGGTIQGEDSGSAAVPAEKTKQRSVKIDSYKEVLTPGRTYEYTIQTLNDSGQVDDTLDKPGEFYLGKSGDHFNITDDDIKTEPTGDGNVTISAAVRNQGVQPGTQQVTIDFEELDVSATETVTLDYGATGTVNWTVNESALPSSPTGFTIETETDDESAHGTVVGQGSGEETFVVVEDKGVGGDQLVTDDGPFTVEGEIASTYARDGVTGEIKLQIPDTGVSETESVTLDSGGRETVAFELDPDDGFDAGRVYEYDIVADGDGLSETGSFYVGKHGTYFDLSNETATVTDDSVVIAADLANTGVKNGSQDVALELEYQDDMPPELKDENPYGAIFEQEIDRSFGASDAVELELNESNLLDGEYEATIRTADESVTTTFAVTAGLDPGRVGLGDVEDANVTVEVVGSQVSGNRLNGDHQLAPMTLDVVANSETQHSFRNPNGGDNINIGPSWQDKNDDSYRYEFTVKDETELTLRNTRYSSTDSRFWGRFSTCADERTDPNDLPHYSGPTDQDFVWCNNVPSDTAFGPIDASQDQNLQNVRVRSAENDTIPALPAGTEQQLSATETLEERGLVTADGDELDLGPGEFVFLFENTEDCGSVGCDPDDIDALWNNAINTYERNPDRTHDPNFNDLVVYVQVERAGVDPKTPSITIQPGGGDSTDVGHGFGQNTGGGSDVSPELEGGTDEGNAPSLGTGESDGTRAEDVTVDTGIDIDTDHIVIG; encoded by the coding sequence ATGGCCGGTAAAGAAATAGATCTGCGACAGCAGACGGGCGATAGCGAGACGCGGGGTGCGAGTCCGGTTATCGGGCTCGTCATTCTCTTCGCGCTCGTTATGGTCGGAGCACTGCTGGTATTCGCCGTCGGTTCGTCGATGTTCGATGCGCTCGAATCGGAGGCTAATCGAGAACAGACCAGGCAATTCGTAAGCGAAACCGATCACAGAATCGCGACGGTTACAGAGACGGGCCAGGAGCAGCCGCTCCCGATCGACGAACTGTCAGCGGCACAGGTGACAGTGGTAGACGACGGTCGAATCGAAGTCGCCTGGTACAACGAGACGACCGGCAGTCACTGTTCCGCCAACGGCACGCTCCGCGCGCTCGAATTCGAACTCGAGGATCGGACGGTCGCCCATCAAGGCGGTGGAATCTGGGAGTACAATGACGGGACGACGTCCGTCATCTCGGAGCCCAATATCGGGTACGACGGTGAATCGCTCCAATTACAGATCCTTCAACTCGAAGAGGGGGATTTCAACGCGGCCGAACCGGTCGCGCGAGCCGACCACGGCAAGGCGTCGGCACTGACCGGGGAGATCAACGACGCTGCGAATCGCTGTCCCGACGCGACCGATGTTGAACTCCGGATTAACGAGAGTACATACTACGACGGGTGGCATCGATATCTCGAGGATGCTGTCGGCGAGGACGACTATGACAACGTCGACGTTAAGTCCGACCCGACGAACGAATCCGTCGAAGTTCGGATCGAAGGTATCAGAGAACCTACTGAAGAAGCGACGTTACTCATCGAATCCGATGATGGCATCAAAAAGACAGTCGGTTCGAGCGACCAACGAGTCGAATTCGGGGATAACCTCCGATTCCAAGCAACACTGAACAACACTGGTGGCGACACGGTCAAACCACCGACGATGCGTGTCGTTATCGATGGCGGAACAATACAAGGAGAGGACAGCGGCAGTGCGGCCGTTCCCGCCGAGAAGACGAAACAGCGATCGGTCAAGATCGACTCGTACAAAGAGGTACTCACCCCCGGACGAACGTATGAGTACACGATCCAGACGCTCAATGATTCCGGACAGGTCGACGATACACTCGACAAACCAGGAGAGTTCTATCTCGGTAAATCAGGCGACCACTTCAACATAACCGACGACGACATCAAAACTGAACCGACCGGTGACGGGAACGTTACCATCAGCGCTGCGGTCCGGAATCAGGGGGTCCAACCCGGGACGCAGCAGGTAACTATCGACTTCGAGGAACTCGACGTTAGTGCAACCGAGACGGTCACGCTCGACTACGGCGCGACCGGGACGGTCAACTGGACGGTCAACGAGAGCGCCCTGCCGTCGAGTCCCACCGGGTTTACGATCGAAACGGAAACCGACGATGAAAGTGCACACGGAACCGTCGTTGGTCAGGGAAGCGGCGAAGAGACTTTCGTGGTCGTCGAAGACAAGGGCGTCGGAGGTGACCAGCTCGTCACCGATGACGGTCCGTTCACCGTCGAAGGTGAAATCGCGAGCACCTACGCTCGTGACGGTGTCACGGGCGAAATCAAGTTGCAGATTCCGGACACCGGCGTTTCCGAGACCGAGTCGGTGACGCTCGACAGTGGCGGACGTGAGACGGTCGCGTTCGAACTCGATCCCGACGATGGGTTCGACGCCGGTAGGGTCTACGAGTACGACATTGTCGCCGACGGCGACGGCCTGAGCGAAACCGGATCGTTCTACGTCGGCAAACACGGGACGTACTTCGACCTGTCGAACGAGACTGCGACCGTCACCGACGACAGTGTGGTGATCGCTGCCGACTTGGCGAATACCGGCGTCAAAAACGGCTCCCAAGATGTGGCACTCGAGCTGGAATACCAAGATGATATGCCGCCCGAACTCAAAGACGAGAATCCGTATGGAGCGATCTTCGAGCAGGAGATCGACCGATCGTTCGGCGCGTCGGACGCCGTCGAACTGGAGCTCAACGAGAGCAATCTCCTCGACGGAGAGTACGAGGCGACGATCCGGACGGCGGACGAGTCGGTGACGACGACGTTCGCCGTCACCGCCGGACTCGATCCGGGTCGCGTCGGCCTCGGTGACGTCGAAGACGCGAACGTGACCGTCGAAGTCGTCGGTTCGCAGGTCTCCGGAAACAGACTCAACGGCGATCACCAACTCGCCCCGATGACGCTCGACGTCGTCGCGAACAGCGAAACGCAACACTCCTTCCGAAACCCGAACGGTGGAGATAACATCAATATCGGTCCGTCGTGGCAGGACAAGAACGACGATAGCTACCGGTACGAATTCACGGTAAAGGACGAAACGGAGCTGACTTTACGGAATACGAGATACTCATCGACTGATTCGAGGTTCTGGGGGCGCTTTTCGACCTGTGCGGACGAACGCACTGATCCGAACGATCTCCCGCACTATTCGGGTCCGACCGATCAGGACTTCGTCTGGTGTAATAACGTCCCGAGCGATACCGCGTTCGGGCCGATCGACGCGTCACAAGACCAAAACCTGCAGAACGTTCGAGTCCGGAGCGCCGAAAACGATACGATTCCGGCGCTTCCCGCGGGGACCGAGCAACAGCTCAGCGCGACGGAAACCCTCGAGGAACGGGGACTCGTGACGGCCGACGGGGACGAACTCGATCTCGGACCGGGTGAGTTCGTGTTTCTCTTCGAGAATACTGAAGACTGTGGGAGCGTGGGGTGTGACCCCGACGATATCGACGCGCTCTGGAACAACGCAATCAACACCTATGAACGAAATCCGGACCGGACTCACGACCCGAACTTTAACGATTTGGTCGTCTACGTTCAGGTCGAACGAGCGGGTGTCGATCCGAAAACACCCAGCATTACGATCCAGCCTGGCGGCGGCGATTCGACCGATGTCGGGCACGGGTTCGGTCAGAACACGGGCGGTGGCAGTGACGTGAGCCCGGAACTCGAAGGGGGCACTGACGAAGGGAACGCGCCAAGTCTCGGAACCGGCGAGTCTGACGGGACCAGAGCGGAGGACGTGACCGTCGATACCGGAATCGACATCGACACGGATCACATCGTGATCGGATAA
- a CDS encoding DUF7344 domain-containing protein, with translation MATTTESQSATEGTTRQDDQSRQGEIFDLLSNRRRRYAIHYCKREGEPVTLGDLAEHVAAWELDKEVEEITAAERKRVYTSLQQTHVPTLERADVIEFDDRTIELTSEATELDVYLDIVPADTIPWSTYYLGLTGVGTIVMAGVWLEAVPTEVIPELGWATLVFALFAVSAVVHDVQTRRMRLGELERPP, from the coding sequence ATGGCAACGACCACTGAGAGCCAATCAGCCACGGAGGGGACAACGCGTCAGGACGACCAATCGAGACAGGGCGAGATTTTCGACCTGCTGAGCAACCGGCGTCGTCGCTATGCCATCCACTACTGCAAACGAGAGGGCGAACCGGTCACGCTGGGCGATCTCGCCGAACACGTCGCCGCCTGGGAACTCGACAAGGAGGTCGAAGAGATCACCGCAGCCGAACGAAAACGGGTCTACACCTCGCTACAGCAAACGCACGTCCCGACGCTCGAGCGAGCCGACGTGATCGAGTTCGACGATCGAACGATCGAACTGACCAGTGAGGCGACGGAACTCGACGTGTATCTCGATATCGTGCCCGCAGACACGATCCCGTGGAGTACCTATTATCTGGGGTTGACCGGCGTCGGGACGATTGTGATGGCGGGCGTGTGGCTCGAAGCGGTCCCGACCGAGGTGATTCCGGAACTCGGGTGGGCGACGCTGGTGTTCGCGCTGTTCGCCGTTTCTGCAGTCGTCCACGATGTCCAAACTCGACGGATGCGACTCGGGGAACTGGAACGACCACCGTGA
- a CDS encoding EMC6-like membrane protein yields MSTESISDRREHIRSVSVTAMSALLGVGAAVASATWVGVSNAAAQNTQALTFVLGAILVQYILINVSGIYGEDEFGTKHYLFVAFMTFSLWFVTWGILLTAEASG; encoded by the coding sequence ATGTCGACCGAATCGATCAGTGACCGGCGCGAGCACATCCGCTCGGTCAGCGTGACCGCCATGTCCGCGCTGCTGGGCGTCGGCGCGGCGGTGGCCTCCGCGACCTGGGTCGGGGTGTCCAATGCGGCGGCCCAGAACACGCAGGCACTCACGTTCGTGCTCGGCGCGATCCTCGTCCAATACATCCTCATCAACGTCTCGGGGATCTACGGCGAGGACGAGTTCGGGACGAAACACTACCTGTTCGTCGCGTTCATGACCTTCTCGCTGTGGTTCGTGACGTGGGGGATCCTACTGACCGCGGAGGCGTCGGGCTAA
- a CDS encoding ribosome biogenesis/translation initiation ATPase RLI encodes MADDSIAVVDLDRCQPDRCSYECKNYCPPNRTGKECITLRGEEADEGQPEQIHISEEICLGESCGICVEKCPFDAIEIINLPKELQDDPAHRYGENAFSLYGLPAPQEGQVTGILGPNGIGKTTAVRILAGELEPNLGRHEEDVDWDDVLEAYRGTELQDYIADVRDGDVTVARKPQYVDQIPNSFDGNTRQLLERTNERGALDDLVERLSIEPVMDQAIDDLSGGELQRVALAATLARDTDFYFLDEITPYLDIGQRVTAARLIRELAEEEDKSMLVVEHDLAILDLLADTLHVAYGEPGAYGVITAPKSVRNGINEYLSGYLENENMRIRPDPIQFEEHAPRAATHGDTLVEYPDLTKSYGDGEFSLEVEGGEIHENEVLGIVGPNGIGKSTFAKLLTGNLEPDEGDADLDLDISYKPQYVTIDQHMRVDAFLSSITDQFGSSYWNTEIAQPLQLERIMEQNLSDLSGGERQRVAIAACLSDSADLYLLDEPSAHLDVEQRVQATSAIRRYAEQQDATVMVIDHDIYMIDLLADRLMVFDGEPAVEGHAGQPQSMRDGMNEFLANLDVTFRRDERTARPRINKPDSQLDRQQKSEGEYYYAP; translated from the coding sequence ATGGCCGACGACAGCATCGCCGTCGTAGACTTAGACCGGTGCCAGCCGGATCGGTGTAGCTACGAGTGCAAGAACTACTGCCCGCCGAACCGCACCGGGAAGGAGTGTATCACCCTCCGCGGCGAGGAGGCCGACGAGGGCCAACCCGAGCAGATCCACATCTCCGAGGAGATCTGTCTGGGCGAGAGCTGCGGTATCTGCGTCGAGAAGTGTCCCTTCGACGCCATCGAGATCATCAACCTCCCGAAGGAACTGCAGGACGACCCCGCTCACCGTTACGGCGAGAACGCCTTCTCGCTGTACGGACTGCCCGCACCGCAGGAGGGCCAGGTCACCGGTATTCTCGGCCCCAACGGGATTGGGAAGACGACCGCCGTCCGCATTCTCGCGGGCGAACTCGAACCCAACCTCGGGCGCCACGAGGAGGACGTCGACTGGGACGATGTCCTCGAGGCCTACCGCGGCACGGAACTGCAGGACTACATCGCGGACGTCCGAGACGGCGACGTCACGGTCGCGCGCAAGCCCCAGTACGTCGACCAGATTCCGAACAGCTTCGACGGCAACACTCGCCAGCTGCTCGAACGAACCAACGAGCGCGGCGCGCTCGACGATCTGGTCGAGCGCCTCTCGATCGAACCCGTCATGGACCAAGCCATCGACGACCTCTCGGGCGGGGAGCTCCAGCGGGTCGCGCTCGCGGCGACCCTGGCGCGGGACACGGACTTCTACTTCCTCGACGAGATCACGCCGTACCTGGACATCGGCCAGCGCGTGACCGCGGCGCGACTGATCCGTGAACTCGCCGAGGAGGAGGACAAGTCGATGCTCGTCGTCGAGCACGACCTGGCGATCCTCGACCTGCTGGCGGACACGCTGCACGTCGCCTACGGTGAGCCAGGCGCCTACGGTGTCATCACCGCGCCGAAGTCGGTCCGAAACGGGATCAACGAGTACCTCTCGGGCTACCTCGAAAACGAGAACATGCGGATCCGGCCGGATCCCATCCAGTTCGAGGAGCACGCGCCGCGGGCCGCAACCCACGGCGACACGCTCGTCGAGTACCCGGACCTCACCAAGAGCTACGGCGACGGCGAGTTCTCCCTCGAGGTCGAGGGCGGCGAGATCCACGAGAACGAGGTGCTGGGTATCGTCGGTCCCAACGGGATCGGGAAGTCCACCTTCGCGAAGCTCCTGACCGGCAACCTCGAACCGGACGAGGGTGACGCCGACCTCGATCTGGACATCTCCTACAAGCCCCAGTACGTCACCATCGACCAGCACATGCGGGTCGACGCGTTCCTCTCGTCGATCACCGACCAGTTCGGCTCCTCGTACTGGAACACCGAGATCGCCCAGCCGCTCCAACTCGAGCGGATCATGGAACAGAACCTCTCGGACCTGTCGGGCGGCGAGCGCCAGCGGGTCGCCATCGCGGCCTGTCTCTCCGACTCGGCGGATCTGTACCTGCTCGACGAACCCTCCGCCCACCTGGACGTCGAACAGCGGGTGCAGGCCACCAGCGCGATCCGGCGCTACGCCGAACAGCAGGACGCGACCGTGATGGTCATCGACCACGACATCTACATGATCGACCTGCTCGCGGACCGGCTGATGGTCTTCGACGGCGAACCCGCGGTCGAGGGACACGCCGGACAGCCCCAGTCGATGCGCGACGGCATGAACGAGTTCCTCGCGAACTTGGACGTGACCTTCCGCCGGGACGAGCGCACCGCGCGTCCGCGGATCAACAAGCCCGACTCGCAGCTGGACCGCCAGCAGAAGAGCGAGGGCGAATATTACTACGCGCCGTGA
- a CDS encoding archaemetzincin family Zn-dependent metalloprotease, producing the protein MLVDIVPVGNVPANVKRAASAALRSVYDCDVSITDSQSVPNGAYDSDRNQYSAETFIQLAERVGRGDKNIAITPHDLFYRRRNYVFGLAYLDGSGSVVSTYRLQTSSDGGFSNQSATDIFEDRVRKEIVHEIGHTYGLEHCDNNRCVMNFSPTVREVDIKEENLCGTCQRMIC; encoded by the coding sequence ATGCTCGTGGATATCGTGCCGGTCGGCAACGTGCCCGCTAACGTCAAGCGGGCGGCCTCCGCCGCGTTGCGATCGGTCTACGACTGCGACGTGTCGATCACCGACTCGCAGTCGGTCCCCAACGGCGCTTACGACTCCGACCGGAACCAGTACTCCGCCGAAACGTTCATTCAACTCGCCGAGCGGGTCGGTCGCGGCGACAAGAACATCGCGATCACGCCGCACGATCTCTTCTACCGACGACGCAACTACGTCTTCGGCCTGGCCTACCTCGACGGCAGCGGCAGCGTCGTCTCCACCTACCGGCTCCAGACCTCGAGCGACGGCGGCTTCTCGAACCAGAGTGCGACCGACATCTTCGAGGACCGGGTCCGCAAGGAGATCGTCCACGAGATCGGCCACACCTACGGGCTCGAACACTGTGACAACAACCGCTGCGTGATGAACTTCTCGCCGACGGTCCGTGAGGTCGACATCAAGGAAGAGAACCTCTGTGGGACCTGCCAACGGATGATCTGTTAA
- a CDS encoding UPF0146 family protein, which yields MARSHRNPDVIIDYLTEYERIVEVGIGRRTGLASALVDRGVSVTATDVHERDVPDGVRFVRDDIVDPDPSVYADADAIYARNLPPELHRPALETAREAAADFLFTTLGGDQPAIPVEQRTVETGTLYLARSRPE from the coding sequence GTGGCCCGCTCACACCGGAATCCCGATGTAATAATCGATTACCTTACCGAGTACGAACGGATCGTCGAGGTCGGCATCGGTCGCCGAACCGGCCTGGCGAGCGCGCTCGTCGATCGAGGGGTGTCCGTCACTGCGACGGACGTTCACGAGCGCGACGTTCCCGATGGCGTGCGGTTCGTCCGTGACGATATCGTCGACCCCGACCCATCGGTCTACGCCGATGCGGACGCGATCTACGCGCGGAATCTGCCGCCGGAGCTCCACCGGCCGGCACTCGAGACCGCTCGCGAGGCCGCGGCAGACTTCCTGTTTACGACGCTAGGTGGCGATCAGCCGGCGATTCCGGTCGAACAGCGGACGGTCGAAACGGGGACGCTGTATCTCGCTCGGTCGCGGCCGGAGTGA
- a CDS encoding TIGR01548 family HAD-type hydrolase, with the protein MNADAVVLDVDGVLVDVADSYRRAIVESVEYVYERTIRADDIQQFKDAGGFNNDWELTYAAALYVLATEEGYGDSIAAFTDEIAAAGGGLEAAETVVRQAIGAQATQRVRERWDRERLRDVFQQLYLGDELYRGLEGGEPDVDREPRGFIHDEPVLLAADARDRLLEAYDVGILTGRPEAEAEIALDRVGLDDAIPVDRRFTMDDWEEGKPHPRALTTLAERFDADAVAFVGDTLDDIRTAVNAAEADSDREYHGIGVLTGGLTGEEGRRKYENEGAAAVCESVNAVPDLLDS; encoded by the coding sequence ATGAACGCAGACGCCGTCGTGCTGGACGTCGACGGAGTGCTCGTCGACGTCGCCGACTCCTACCGGCGGGCGATCGTCGAATCCGTCGAGTACGTCTACGAACGGACGATCCGCGCGGACGACATTCAGCAGTTCAAGGACGCGGGCGGGTTCAACAACGACTGGGAACTAACGTACGCGGCCGCGCTCTACGTGCTGGCGACCGAGGAGGGCTACGGCGACTCGATCGCGGCGTTCACCGACGAGATCGCCGCGGCGGGCGGCGGGCTCGAGGCGGCCGAGACCGTCGTCCGCCAGGCGATCGGCGCGCAGGCGACCCAGCGCGTGCGAGAGCGGTGGGACCGCGAGCGGCTTCGGGACGTCTTCCAGCAGCTGTATCTGGGCGACGAACTCTACCGAGGGCTCGAGGGCGGCGAGCCGGACGTCGACCGCGAGCCGCGCGGGTTCATCCACGACGAGCCGGTGTTGCTCGCGGCCGACGCCCGGGACCGGCTGCTCGAGGCGTACGACGTGGGAATCCTGACCGGCCGGCCGGAAGCCGAGGCCGAGATCGCCCTCGATCGCGTCGGACTCGACGACGCGATTCCCGTCGACCGCCGCTTCACGATGGACGACTGGGAGGAGGGCAAACCCCACCCGCGGGCGCTGACGACGCTCGCGGAGCGGTTCGACGCCGACGCGGTCGCCTTCGTCGGCGACACGTTAGACGACATTCGGACGGCGGTCAACGCCGCCGAGGCCGATTCCGACAGGGAGTATCACGGCATCGGCGTCCTGACCGGCGGACTGACCGGCGAGGAGGGACGCCGGAAGTACGAGAACGAAGGCGCAGCGGCGGTCTGCGAGTCGGTCAACGCGGTGCCCGACCTGCTCGATTCGTAA
- a CDS encoding response regulator, whose amino-acid sequence MSPPIEDAVTILLVEPNPGDARLFSESFDDASIASEIHTATDGEAALDFVHQRGDHADSPRPDMILLDFQLPGVSGADVLSELKSEPVLRSIPVIVMTSSASEEDIAKSYELHANAYVQKPVEPDEFIELCQSFEDFWLTFVRLPRPESES is encoded by the coding sequence ATGTCACCCCCGATCGAGGACGCCGTCACCATCCTGCTGGTCGAACCCAACCCGGGCGACGCGCGGCTGTTCTCCGAGTCGTTCGACGACGCGAGCATCGCGAGCGAGATCCACACCGCCACCGACGGCGAGGCGGCGCTCGACTTCGTCCACCAGCGCGGCGACCACGCGGACAGCCCGCGACCGGACATGATCCTGCTCGACTTCCAACTGCCCGGGGTCAGCGGCGCCGACGTCCTCTCGGAACTCAAGTCCGAACCGGTGTTGCGGTCGATCCCCGTGATCGTGATGACGAGTTCGGCCTCGGAGGAGGACATCGCCAAGTCCTACGAGCTCCACGCGAACGCGTACGTCCAGAAACCGGTCGAGCCCGACGAGTTCATCGAGCTCTGCCAGTCGTTCGAGGACTTCTGGCTGACGTTCGTCCGCCTGCCTCGTCCGGAGTCGGAATCGTAA
- a CDS encoding Rieske (2Fe-2S) protein, whose amino-acid sequence MTDPVRVTLEGDDDAASVRVYDDEGDVSTGDATFRFSVGGGDGERDSHTDRDEDNRDPDSRCIAPLADVPTDGTLRCEALRDRRGTELILHREGDAVYAWRNSCPHEPDVRLDPGPGAIIRDGQLVCHEHGARFECDDGAGVCTAGPCRGDALEQIAVAVRDGVVYLIDDRFESCRRLDEPTA is encoded by the coding sequence ATGACCGATCCCGTCCGCGTGACTCTCGAGGGGGACGACGACGCCGCGTCCGTTCGCGTCTACGACGACGAGGGCGACGTCTCGACCGGCGACGCGACCTTCCGGTTCAGCGTCGGCGGCGGCGACGGCGAGCGCGATTCGCACACCGACCGCGACGAAGACAACCGTGACCCCGACTCTCGCTGTATCGCCCCGCTTGCGGACGTCCCCACCGACGGAACGCTTCGGTGCGAAGCCCTGCGCGACCGCCGCGGAACCGAACTGATCCTCCATCGGGAGGGCGATGCAGTGTACGCCTGGCGAAACTCGTGTCCGCACGAACCCGACGTCCGGCTCGACCCCGGACCGGGCGCGATCATCCGCGACGGGCAGTTGGTGTGTCACGAACACGGCGCGCGCTTCGAGTGCGATGACGGGGCCGGCGTCTGTACGGCCGGGCCGTGTCGCGGCGACGCGCTCGAGCAGATCGCGGTCGCCGTCCGCGACGGGGTCGTTTACCTGATCGATGATCGGTTCGAGTCGTGCCGTCGCTTGGACGAGCCGACCGCGTGA
- a CDS encoding universal stress protein translates to MYRVLMPVDTEEDRALAQAEYVASLPDAADAVEAYVLFVFTEDSEDLPQEFETFKSASRIASVRRAAERLEEAGVEVTVLEDSGDTEVDILDEAAAYDVDSIVLGGRKRSPVGKAIFGSVTQGIILTSERPVVVTGSES, encoded by the coding sequence ATGTACCGCGTGTTGATGCCCGTCGACACCGAGGAAGACCGCGCGCTGGCCCAGGCCGAGTACGTCGCGTCGCTGCCCGACGCCGCCGACGCGGTCGAAGCGTACGTCCTGTTCGTCTTCACCGAGGACAGTGAGGACCTCCCGCAGGAGTTCGAGACGTTCAAATCGGCCTCGCGGATCGCGTCCGTCCGCCGCGCCGCGGAACGGCTCGAGGAGGCCGGTGTCGAGGTGACAGTCCTCGAGGACAGCGGCGACACCGAGGTGGACATCCTCGACGAGGCCGCGGCCTACGACGTCGATTCGATCGTCCTCGGCGGCCGAAAGCGCTCGCCCGTCGGGAAGGCGATCTTCGGCAGCGTCACCCAGGGCATCATTCTCACCTCCGAGCGTCCGGTCGTCGTTACCGGCAGCGAGAGCTAA